TTCGGGACTTGTTCTCCAATCGCAAAGCCTGATTTCCTTGTAGAAGGAATGGCTTCTACGGACGGCTCGGTAGGCGTGGTAGAATTTCTTCTTGTTCGGTTTTTGCGGCAGGAGCCAAAGCAGGTTCGCCTTGTTAAAGTGGGGAAGGTCTTCGAGGTATGCTGAAGCCTCGCTTACACTGTCTCCGTCGATCACGATCAGCCTTGAAATCAGCTTGGCGTAGTAGGCTTCTTCGTCGTTGATGTCCAGGGGTAAGATGACGACGATTTGCGCGATGGCTTTCTTGATGTGCTGCAGATTGTGGTAAAGGTTCCGGAACTGGTCGTCGTCCTTGGGGAACGCCCTGGAGCCGGTTACGGTCCAACTTGAAGATTCTGAATTTAGTTTGTTCAGAATTTCCTGCGGAAGGGGCTTTTCGAAAAGAGCCTGGACCTCAATGGGGGCGTCACCTTTGAGGTGATTCTTTCCCGAAAAGTCTATGACCATAAAACGAGCGCCGGCATTCAATGCCAGCGCAAGATTTTGCAGAGGCTCAAGCGGAATCTCGTTTTCGCCGGGGAATGCGAAACTAGTTACTCCGCCTTGCCTGTACAGGTCGTTCAGGACCTTTCTCTGCATGGTTTCTGGTTATGCCTTCTGGAAACCGCGGGGATAGCTGAAACCTGCCGGAGGTGCGGCGACGAACTTGTCTACCTGGAGGTAGAGTTCTTCGGCGGAAGAGGCGGGGTTAAAGTAGATTTCCTGGTTCCTGTTCTGGGTGCGGCCCTTGAGGGGTTCGCCGCGGCGGGAACGGCTCACAATGCCGAGCGGAAGCACTTCAAGAAGCGGAAGAAGGCCGAAATAGCGGAACAGGCTGAAATTTTTCTGCCAAGTGGTGCGTTCGGCGAGAACGGCGAACGTGCCTTCGAAAATGGACTTCGTCTGAAGCAGTTCGTCAGAGGTCATTGTCACCAGTTCGTGGTTGGTGGGAAAGTTGTTCACGAAGTTGACCATGTCGCCTTTGAGGTAGTTGGCGTCGCAAAGGAATACGAATTTCATTTTTTACCTAGCCTGTTTTGTTTGTTTAGATAAAAAATAGTTTTTGGGCAAATGATTGTCATCGGGCGAGACTGGCAAAATTGCTAAAAATGGAACTTTTTGTTCCGATTTAATGTAAAATGTTTGTAAATTTTTTTGCAGACTCATAAAAATTGAAAAATGTGTAATAAAGGAAAATTTGGCCTTGAATTGCTAACTTGTTGATTGTCAATAAGTTACAAATATGAAAATTTTTCTTGCCGAATCAGGTTGCGTTTTTTTACGAAAAATCGGCTTTTTGACGCTTTTGGGCAGATAAAATCATTATATTTGACCTCGTAAAATTGCGCTCGGACTAGCGGGTGCGGTTCTCTATTTTGTGAAAGCAAAAGGTGAAGTTGGAAGAAGTTTTTATGGGAGATCATAAATGAAACGAAAAAATAGATCTGTAGCAGCAATATTGGCGTCTGTCAGTTTGCTGGCATCAGTGGGTGTAGCCCAGGAGGCGGAGAACTCTGCTCCTTCCGTGATGGGTATTCCGGGTGAATCCATCGATGAAGGCAAGAAATTTGCCCCGATTAAGTTGGACAAGTATGTTACCGATGAGGACAAAGCCGAAAAGATTAAGTGGTCCGTGTCCGGCAATAAGCAACTCAAGGTTTCTATTTCGCCTGAACGCGTAGCGACTATTGAAATTCCGGACCAGTATTGGAACGGTTCTGAAGATATCACCTTTATTGCAACTGATACCAAGGGCGCCTCGGGTTCCGAAACGGTGAACTTCAACGTGGAATCCGTAAACAACCCGCCTGAAGTCAAGCAGATTCCGGACCAGACCGTCGATGAAGGAAAGACCTTCGCGAAGATCAAGCTCGACGATTACGTGACCGACCCCGACCATCCGAAGAACCAGATTCTCTGGGAATTCGACATCTCTCCGATTGGCAAGGACCAGGCCGACGGCGACCTGAACGTGGAAATTGACCCGAACCGTGTGGCTTCCGTGATTATTCCGGATCCGAACTGGTACGGCTCTGCAAAGATCAAGTTTACGGCTACCGACGGCGAATACGCTAGCGCCTCTACGGCCGCAAACTTTGTGGTGAAGCCGATCAACGATGCTCCGGTGCTCCAGAAGATTCCGGACCAGACCATCGAAGAAAAGAACGAATTCGAATCCATCAGCCTGACCGATTATGTAGCAGACGTGGATGACGATGTCATGAAACTCAAGTGGACCATTTCGGGCAACAAGGACCTGAAGTTCGACATCGACAAGTATGGTTCTGCAAACATCAAGATCCCGAATGAATTCTGGAACGGCTCTGAAACCGTGACCTTCACGGCGACTGACCCGGACGGTGCGTCTGCCAAGGCGACCGCCAAGTTCACGGTCAAGTCCGTGAACGATGCTCCTGAATTCGTGCAGGAAGTCCAGGATCAGACCATCGACGAAAAGCAGGAGTTCAAGCCCATTGAACTGGACAAGCTGGTCAAGGATCCCGATCATCCTTTCGAACAACTTAAGTGGACTGTTTCGGGCAACAAGGATCTCGCCGTCAATATCGCCGGCAAGAACGCCACCATCAAGATCCCGAACAAGATGTGGAATGGTTCTGAATCCATCAAGTTCAAGGTCTGCGACCCGGCCGGTGCTTGCGCCGAATCCGAAAACAGCTTCACGGTGAACTCCGTGAACGACGTGCCGCAGCTCGTGAAGCAGATTCCGAATCAGACCATCGACGAAAAGAAGACCTTCGCGAAGATCAAGCTCGACGAATACGTGAAGGATGCCGACCACAAGAATTCCGAACTCTCCTGGGAAGCTGACGTGAAGCACCAGGGCAAGGAACCGCAGTCCGGTACTTTGTCTGTAAATATCGGTGACGACCACGTTGCATCTATTGAAATCCCGGATCCGTACTGGAACGGCGCTGCTGTCGTGACCTTTACGGTGTCTGACCCCGAAGGCGCTTCTGTCAAGCAGGCTGTGACCTTCACGGTCAAGTCCATCAACGATATTCCTGTGTTCAAGAAGATTCCGGACCAGGCTATCGAAGAAAAGAACGAATTTGCCTCCGTGATGCTCGACGATTACCTCTCCGATGCCGATCACGATCTCTCCCAGTTGAAGATCGACATTACGGGTAACAAGGACATCAAGGTCAACCTGAATAACAAGACTCGTGAAGTTTCTTTCAAGACTCCGAACGAACTCTGGAACGGTTCTGAAACCATCACCTTTACTGCTACTGACCCCGATGGCGGCAAGGCTTCTACCCAGATGAAGCTTTCTATCAAGTCCATCAACGACCCTCCGACCATGAAGGACATTGCTGAACAGTCCATCAAGGAAAAGGGCGAATTCAAGCCGGTTGAACTCGACAAGTATGTCGAAGACCTCGACCACACCAAGGCCCAGCTCAAGTGGACCGTGACGGGCAACCGCGAACTCAAGGTGTCCATCGACGGTAACCGCGTGATGAAGGTGACTCCGCCGTCTCCGCAGTGGAACGGTTCCGAAACGCTTACCATCAAGGTGAGCGACCCCGAAGGTGCTACCGATGAACGCTCTGTCGCTTACACCGTGGAATCCGTGAACGACGTTCCGGAATTCATCAAGCAGGTCGCTCCGCAGACTATCAAGGAAAAGGGCCAGTTCCAGCCGATCAAGCTCGGTGAAATGGTTCGCGACCTCGACAACAAGCTTTCCGACCTCCAGTTCACGGTTGACGTGAAGTCTACCAAGGGCAAGGAAGCTGGTCTCACTGTTGAAGTTGATGCCCAGCATGTGGCCAACATCAAGATTCCGAACAAGTTCTGGAACGGTGCCGATGAAATTACCTTTACGGTGACCGACCCGGAAGGTGCCAAGGCTGTGTCCAAGGCTCTCTTCACTGTGCAGTCCGTGAACGATGTGCCGACTCTCAAGAAGGTTCCGGACCAGATGATCGAAGAAAAGCATGAATTTGCTTCCGTCAACCTCGCCGAACTTGCTTCTGACCCCGACCACGCCTTTAAGGATCTCAAGTGGACGGTTTCTGGCAACAAGCAGCTCAAGATCGATATCGATAAGAACGGTGTCGCAACGATCAAGATGCCGACCAAGATGTGGAACGGTTCCGAAAAGGTGACCTTCACGGTGACCGACCCGGAAGGCGCTTCTGCCAAGTCTGACGCCGTGTTCACGGTGAAGTCTATCAACGACCCGCCGGTTATGAAGGATATTGCTAACCAGACCATCAAGGAAAAGGGTGAATTCAAGTCGATTGAACTTGACAAGTACGCCTCTGACGAAGACCACGATCAGTCCAAGCTCAAGTGGACCGTATCCGGCAACAAGCAGCTCAAGGTTGTGATCGACCCGAAGCATGTCGCTACGGTTACTGCCCCGAACAAGTTCTGGAACGGTTCCGAAGACATTACCTTCACGGTGACCGACCCGGAAGGGGCATCCGACAAGCGTACGGTGAAGTTTACGGTGGAATCCGTGAACGACCTGCCTGAATTCGTGAAGCCCATCAAGGACCAGAGCATTCCTGAAAAGCGTGAATTCGCGATTATCAACTTGAACGATATCGTGAAGGATGCCGATCACAAGCCCGACCAGCTTTCCTGGAGCTTCGACGTGAAGCCGGCGAAGGGTGCACCGAAGAGCTACACTCCGCAGCTCAAGGTGACTGTGGATGGCCAGCGCATGGCTAAGATCGTGATTCCGGACAAGTACTGGAACGGCTCCGAAGAAATTACGTTCAAGGTGGAAGATCCGGATGGCGGCAAGGCCCATTGCACGGCTACCTTTACGGTGCAGTCCGTGAACGATGCTCCGACCATCGGCAAGATCAACGACCAGATGATAAAGGAAAAGGAAGAATTCAAGTCTTTCAACCTGAAGCAGCTTATCAAGGATCCTGACCACGCCTATGATCGCTTGAAGATTGAAGTGACTGGCCAGAAGGATCTCAAGGTCTCTATTTCCAAGGACGGCGACGTTTCTATCAAGGCACCGAGCCCGCTCTGGAACGGCAACGAAAAGATCACCTTCACGGTGACCGACCCGGAAGGCGCAACCGCCAAGGCGACTGCCGCATTCTCTGTGCAGTCTATCAACGATCCTCCGGTCATGAAGGATATTGCTAGCCAGACCATCAAGGAAAAGGGTAGCTTCAAGTCTATTGCTCTCGACAACTATGTCGAAGACCTCGACCATCCGAAGAACAAGCTGAAGTGGAAGATCGAAGGCGCCAAGGAACTCAAGGTCGCCATGGATGCTAGCCACAATGTGTCTGTGTTGCCGCCGAACCCGAACTGGCACGGCAAGGAAGCCGTCAAGTTCACGGTGACCGACCCGGAAGGTGCTTCTGATAGCCGCTCCGTGACCTTCACGGTGGAATCGGTGAACGATGCTCCGCAGTTCGTGCGCGAACTCAAGGATCAGTCCATCGACGAAAAGAAGCAGTTCCAGCAAATCAAGCTCGACGATCTCGTGAAGGATCCGGACCACAAGAATTCCGAACTCAAGTGGACCTTCGACGTGAAGGCAAAGTCTGCCGCCGCTCCTGCCAAGGGCAAGAAGGGCGCTGCCGCTGAACCGGCTCCGTCTGCCAAGGATGGCCTGAGTGTCAAGGTGGACAACAACCATGTTGCAACAATCGTGATTCCGAACAAGTTCTGGAACGGTGCTGCCGACATTACCTTCACGGTGACCGACCCGGAAGG
The Fibrobacter sp. UWH4 DNA segment above includes these coding regions:
- a CDS encoding tandem-95 repeat protein, with the translated sequence MKRKNRSVAAILASVSLLASVGVAQEAENSAPSVMGIPGESIDEGKKFAPIKLDKYVTDEDKAEKIKWSVSGNKQLKVSISPERVATIEIPDQYWNGSEDITFIATDTKGASGSETVNFNVESVNNPPEVKQIPDQTVDEGKTFAKIKLDDYVTDPDHPKNQILWEFDISPIGKDQADGDLNVEIDPNRVASVIIPDPNWYGSAKIKFTATDGEYASASTAANFVVKPINDAPVLQKIPDQTIEEKNEFESISLTDYVADVDDDVMKLKWTISGNKDLKFDIDKYGSANIKIPNEFWNGSETVTFTATDPDGASAKATAKFTVKSVNDAPEFVQEVQDQTIDEKQEFKPIELDKLVKDPDHPFEQLKWTVSGNKDLAVNIAGKNATIKIPNKMWNGSESIKFKVCDPAGACAESENSFTVNSVNDVPQLVKQIPNQTIDEKKTFAKIKLDEYVKDADHKNSELSWEADVKHQGKEPQSGTLSVNIGDDHVASIEIPDPYWNGAAVVTFTVSDPEGASVKQAVTFTVKSINDIPVFKKIPDQAIEEKNEFASVMLDDYLSDADHDLSQLKIDITGNKDIKVNLNNKTREVSFKTPNELWNGSETITFTATDPDGGKASTQMKLSIKSINDPPTMKDIAEQSIKEKGEFKPVELDKYVEDLDHTKAQLKWTVTGNRELKVSIDGNRVMKVTPPSPQWNGSETLTIKVSDPEGATDERSVAYTVESVNDVPEFIKQVAPQTIKEKGQFQPIKLGEMVRDLDNKLSDLQFTVDVKSTKGKEAGLTVEVDAQHVANIKIPNKFWNGADEITFTVTDPEGAKAVSKALFTVQSVNDVPTLKKVPDQMIEEKHEFASVNLAELASDPDHAFKDLKWTVSGNKQLKIDIDKNGVATIKMPTKMWNGSEKVTFTVTDPEGASAKSDAVFTVKSINDPPVMKDIANQTIKEKGEFKSIELDKYASDEDHDQSKLKWTVSGNKQLKVVIDPKHVATVTAPNKFWNGSEDITFTVTDPEGASDKRTVKFTVESVNDLPEFVKPIKDQSIPEKREFAIINLNDIVKDADHKPDQLSWSFDVKPAKGAPKSYTPQLKVTVDGQRMAKIVIPDKYWNGSEEITFKVEDPDGGKAHCTATFTVQSVNDAPTIGKINDQMIKEKEEFKSFNLKQLIKDPDHAYDRLKIEVTGQKDLKVSISKDGDVSIKAPSPLWNGNEKITFTVTDPEGATAKATAAFSVQSINDPPVMKDIASQTIKEKGSFKSIALDNYVEDLDHPKNKLKWKIEGAKELKVAMDASHNVSVLPPNPNWHGKEAVKFTVTDPEGASDSRSVTFTVESVNDAPQFVRELKDQSIDEKKQFQQIKLDDLVKDPDHKNSELKWTFDVKAKSAAAPAKGKKGAAAEPAPSAKDGLSVKVDNNHVATIVIPNKFWNGAADITFTVTDPEGAKASKTAHYEVRSINDAPVISASAPKGETIRENGVFRTIDLSNLATDPDHKTAQLKWTVSGNKFLKVNMRKDNTVQIAVPDPQWNGKETVTFTVTDPEGASANHKMHFEVTRVNDAPVIAKKIPDQKIKEKQLFKQIKLDEYVKDPDDKPSELKWTVTGNKLLKAEISPSRVLTVTAPDKNFWCAPESMVLIVKDPDGAETSQMVTFEITSVNDAPVLKNIPDQKIKEKGTFKEIDLNKFVHDPDHKLSELVWTVKVDKVNAAPAAKPAKKSAKKSAKKGKKGKKEEEAEEQPAPAPVDEFQVEIDSKNIARVKIANKFWNGERNVTFTVKDPEGASDSKTVNFKVESVNDAPEIKPIAIQSVQEKERFKPLDLAQYISDPDHQLSALKIEVAPTRALKASINAKKELVVSTPNKFWSGTEKIKIDVYDPEGARATQQITYEVVPVNDPPVIKHIAGQKIKEKEKFEIVDLSKAAEDPDNKPNELHWTVSGNKDLKVDIKGTRAQVLTPNPNWFGKETLTFTVKDIAGASASAKATFEVTPVNDAPTLKPVQPFVIEEKRTFAPVDFSKMVNDPDNSLEELTWTLDNDVPNVKGRKGKDGPAVKHEINFMINEKGLLQAETPSPYWNGMETVTVNVFDPAGEKASVQVKFTVKPVNDPPVVKKISDQETLQGSAFKPIKLDHYVSDPDHKNTEIRWAAAGAKNLAVQINGSREAIVKPKKPDWFGEETIIFTAKDPAGASDKAMVKFVVKHVNAAPIMRDIPDATIKEDDNNGVIAVIKLDQYARDKDHRFDELKWSFTGNKFLEVKYDKYKKTATVAQPHPNWNGKPERITFTVTDPDGAKASKSALFTVIAVNDPPVATAQTYMTQEGEELKVSAAEGLMAGVTDADGEKPVSVQLVQKPRNGKINLNERDGSFTYMPNKGFSGLDEFSFKVRDPGGLASQVTTAEVNVSFKMKDLRGGDTKKKAEPKKEEPKEEEKAPAKGKKRGKKGKRR